A genome region from Sphingomonas anseongensis includes the following:
- a CDS encoding OPT family oligopeptide transporter, which yields MATVTGSGLRGTGKVAELTLRGIILGAVITVLFTAANVYLGLRAGLTFATSIPAAVISMAVLKFFRDSTIQENNIVQTIASSAGTLSAIVFVLPGLVMVGWWTGFPYWLSVAVIAIGGILGVMYSVPLRRALVTGSDLPYPEGVAAAEVLKVGAGVGGAEENKRGLAAMVVAALMSAAYPLLAKMKLVAESADGTLRIGAGATNLSAGLSMAYIGVGHLVGLSVGLAMLAGIIIGFIILLPLYTSTGAPVGTELSDFVATIFSAKVRYVGAGAIGVAAIWTLLKVIGPISRGIVGAMAANRARRSGGNESLDITERDIPITIVGSVILVSMLPIALLLLAFASTNPIAANPGATIGLSVIYVLIAGVVIAAVCGYMAGLIGASNSPISGVGILSVLGISIILALLFPAVDADSTKALVAFALFVTAIIFGVATISNDNLQDLKTGQLVAATPWRQQVSLVLGVLFGAVVIPPILDLLNQSFGFAGAPGAGEGALAAPQAALISAIAQGVLGGTLDWNLIGIGAAIGVVAVIADEVLRGTKRGWALPPLGVGMGIYLPVGVTALIVVGAVIGHIYNRWAAKQDQPGFAERLGVLAATGLIVGDSLFNVVYAGLVAGSDNPDVLAVTGATGWQMPVGVLLFVLLVGSLYVWTRRRAADPLPATTDAPQPDEASYR from the coding sequence ATGGCAACAGTGACCGGGTCGGGCCTGCGCGGAACTGGTAAGGTGGCCGAACTCACCCTGCGCGGAATCATCCTCGGCGCGGTGATCACCGTGCTGTTCACCGCCGCCAACGTCTATCTCGGGCTTCGCGCCGGCCTGACCTTCGCAACGTCGATTCCGGCTGCGGTCATCTCGATGGCGGTCCTGAAGTTCTTCCGCGATTCGACGATCCAGGAAAACAACATCGTCCAGACCATCGCTTCGTCCGCGGGCACCTTGTCGGCGATCGTCTTCGTCCTGCCGGGGCTCGTGATGGTCGGCTGGTGGACCGGTTTTCCCTATTGGCTATCGGTGGCGGTGATCGCGATCGGCGGGATCCTGGGGGTGATGTATTCGGTGCCGCTTCGCCGAGCGCTCGTCACCGGCTCGGACCTGCCATACCCCGAGGGCGTCGCGGCCGCCGAAGTGCTGAAGGTCGGTGCAGGAGTGGGCGGCGCGGAGGAGAACAAGCGCGGACTCGCGGCGATGGTCGTCGCCGCCTTGATGTCCGCCGCCTATCCGCTGCTCGCCAAGATGAAGCTCGTCGCCGAATCCGCCGACGGCACTCTCCGGATCGGCGCCGGAGCGACCAATCTCTCGGCAGGGCTGTCGATGGCCTATATCGGCGTCGGCCACCTGGTCGGGCTGAGCGTCGGGCTGGCGATGCTCGCCGGAATCATCATCGGCTTCATCATTCTCCTGCCCCTCTATACCTCCACGGGCGCCCCCGTGGGCACCGAGCTGAGCGATTTCGTGGCGACGATATTCAGCGCGAAGGTCCGCTACGTCGGCGCGGGCGCAATCGGAGTCGCGGCGATCTGGACCTTGCTCAAGGTGATCGGCCCGATTTCGCGCGGCATCGTCGGCGCGATGGCCGCCAACCGCGCCCGGCGAAGCGGCGGGAACGAGTCGCTCGACATTACCGAGCGCGACATTCCGATCACCATCGTCGGATCGGTCATACTGGTTTCGATGCTGCCGATCGCTCTGCTCCTGCTCGCGTTTGCGAGCACCAATCCGATTGCCGCCAACCCCGGCGCAACCATCGGGCTGAGCGTCATCTACGTGCTGATTGCGGGCGTCGTGATCGCCGCGGTGTGCGGCTACATGGCCGGCCTGATCGGAGCGTCGAACAGCCCGATCTCGGGGGTCGGAATCCTGTCGGTGCTCGGGATTTCGATCATCCTCGCTCTGCTGTTCCCGGCTGTCGACGCGGACTCGACCAAGGCGCTCGTCGCCTTCGCCTTGTTCGTGACCGCGATCATCTTCGGCGTGGCGACCATCTCCAACGACAATTTGCAGGATCTAAAGACCGGCCAGCTGGTCGCTGCAACGCCGTGGCGGCAGCAGGTTTCGCTCGTGCTCGGAGTGCTTTTTGGCGCGGTCGTGATCCCGCCGATCCTCGACCTGCTCAACCAGAGCTTCGGTTTCGCCGGAGCTCCCGGAGCCGGAGAGGGCGCGCTGGCTGCACCGCAGGCGGCACTCATCTCCGCCATCGCGCAGGGGGTGCTCGGCGGCACGCTCGACTGGAACCTCATCGGAATCGGCGCAGCGATCGGGGTCGTTGCGGTCATCGCCGACGAGGTGCTGCGCGGGACCAAACGCGGCTGGGCACTGCCGCCGCTCGGAGTCGGCATGGGCATCTACCTGCCGGTCGGAGTGACCGCCTTGATCGTCGTTGGAGCGGTCATCGGCCACATCTACAACCGCTGGGCGGCGAAACAGGACCAGCCGGGCTTTGCCGAGCGGCTCGGCGTCCTTGCCGCGACCGGCCTGATCGTCGGCGACAGCCTGTTCAACGTCGTCTATGCGGGCCTCGTCGCAGGATCGGACAATCCCGACGTGCTCGCGGTAACCGGCGCGACCGGATGGCAGATGCCGGTCGGAGTCCTCCTTTTCGTCCTCCTCGTCGGCTCGCTGTACGTCTGGACTCGCCGCCGCGCGGCTGATCCGCTCCCCGCGACCACGGACGCTCCGCAACCGGACGAGGCGAGCTACCGCTAG
- the queF gene encoding preQ(1) synthase produces MEPKHLGKQSALPSSPDEAVLDYVPNPRPDELYLVRFAAPEFTSLCPITGQPDFAHLVIDYAPGETIVESKSLKLFLSAFRNHGAFHEDVTVGIGKRLTGEMKPQWLRIGGYWYPRGGMPIDVFWQSGSPPGGLWIPDQGVPAYRGR; encoded by the coding sequence ATGGAACCCAAGCATCTCGGCAAGCAGAGCGCCCTGCCCTCGTCCCCGGACGAGGCGGTGCTCGATTACGTGCCGAACCCTCGGCCGGACGAGCTGTACCTAGTGCGCTTCGCAGCGCCCGAGTTCACGTCGCTGTGTCCGATCACCGGCCAGCCGGACTTCGCGCATCTGGTGATCGACTATGCGCCCGGCGAGACGATCGTCGAGAGCAAGAGCCTCAAGCTGTTCCTGAGCGCCTTCCGCAACCACGGCGCATTCCACGAGGACGTCACGGTCGGGATCGGCAAGCGCCTGACCGGGGAGATGAAGCCGCAATGGCTTCGAATCGGCGGCTACTGGTATCCGCGCGGCGGAATGCCGATCGACGTCTTCTGGCAGTCGGGCTCGCCGCCCGGCGGGCTATGGATCCCCGACCAGGGCGTGCCGGCGTATCGGGGACGCTGA
- a CDS encoding nuclear transport factor 2 family protein — MIETKWELIDSLEREWRDALCAKDIARLRLLIHPKFVLIGTRSIGPFTLSREEWLDAIQKRELISIDLDVKDAYVRESMIIGTVEARWRVSYLGRPIEDSVLLTDVWVHEEGRWQCVRRHSSPIPPASSPTPKPHKK; from the coding sequence GTGATCGAAACGAAGTGGGAGCTGATCGATTCACTCGAGCGTGAATGGCGCGACGCCTTGTGTGCCAAGGACATCGCCCGTCTCCGGCTATTGATCCATCCCAAATTCGTCCTGATCGGGACCCGTTCGATCGGCCCGTTCACTTTGTCGCGCGAGGAATGGCTCGACGCCATCCAGAAGCGCGAACTGATCAGCATCGATCTGGACGTGAAGGACGCATACGTCCGGGAAAGCATGATCATCGGCACCGTGGAGGCTCGCTGGCGGGTCTCCTATCTCGGCCGCCCGATCGAGGATTCGGTGCTTCTGACCGACGTGTGGGTTCACGAGGAAGGCCGCTGGCAATGTGTCCGGCGCCACTCCAGCCCGATCCCGCCGGCGAGCTCGCCCACCCCCAAACCGCACAAGAAGTAA
- the hflC gene encoding protease modulator HflC has translation MIDSVRRHPILASVSALFLLFLIIASFPIVPETKEAVIVRFGKPVRILNEYKPGRPIGAAGAGISWRIPFAEEIVWIDKRVQDVDMQRQQVLSTDQRRLEVDAFARYRIVNPLLMYVRARTEAQLTDQLRPILGSEVRNELGKVSFAALLTPERQGIMEDVRSSLNKIAGQYGVEIIDVRIKRTDLPSGTPLESAFERMRTAREQEARSIRAEGAKQAQFIRAQADADAARTYAASFGMDPAFYDFYRAMQSYQTTFLGDGTDKPAPTTVILSPDNDYLKQFSGRSK, from the coding sequence ATGATCGACTCCGTCCGCCGCCACCCGATCCTCGCCTCCGTCTCGGCGCTATTCCTCCTGTTCCTGATCATCGCCAGCTTCCCGATCGTCCCGGAAACGAAAGAGGCGGTGATCGTCCGCTTCGGAAAGCCGGTGCGAATCCTCAACGAATACAAGCCCGGGCGCCCGATCGGCGCGGCCGGCGCGGGAATATCCTGGCGCATTCCGTTCGCCGAGGAGATCGTCTGGATCGACAAGAGAGTGCAGGACGTCGACATGCAGCGCCAGCAGGTGCTGTCCACCGACCAGCGCCGGCTCGAGGTCGACGCCTTCGCGCGCTACCGGATCGTCAACCCGCTGCTGATGTACGTTCGCGCCCGGACCGAGGCGCAACTCACCGACCAGCTTCGCCCGATCCTCGGCTCCGAAGTCCGCAACGAGCTGGGCAAGGTATCCTTCGCCGCGCTGCTGACGCCGGAGCGGCAGGGGATCATGGAGGACGTTCGAAGCTCGCTGAACAAGATCGCCGGCCAATATGGCGTCGAGATCATCGACGTGCGGATCAAGCGCACCGATCTTCCAAGCGGAACTCCGCTCGAATCCGCATTCGAGCGGATGCGCACGGCGCGCGAGCAGGAAGCGCGGTCGATCCGGGCGGAAGGCGCCAAGCAGGCGCAGTTCATCCGAGCCCAGGCGGACGCCGATGCCGCGAGGACCTACGCCGCAAGCTTCGGAATGGACCCGGCTTTCTACGACTTCTACCGGGCCATGCAGTCCTACCAGACGACATTTCTTGGCGACGGGACGGATAAACCCGCGCCGACCACCGTTATCCTGTCGCCGGACAATGATTACCTGAAGCAATTCTCCGGCCGGTCGAAGTGA
- a CDS encoding Do family serine endopeptidase, translating into MKSKESRKVRYAYGVATALLLGGTAFSLATGPVGAQTAPGTAITPVPGAPGSFADLAARVMPAVVNISTKQKVTVKQQQVDPLEELFRQFGAPIPAPPQGQRGPRTQETGSLGSGFIISPDGYIVTNNHLIQGANGTGTVDTVTVTMSNRKEYTARIVGRDELADLALLKIDATNLPYVQWGDSSRARIGDWVVAIGDPYGIGSTVTAGIISAINRGIAGTGAYDRYIQTDAAINMGNSGGPMFDMNGRVIGINSALISPTGTNVGIGLAIPEEAAKPVIDALRRGQKPERGYLGVSLQSVDEDIAGSLGLPKDRGEIVRAVQPGDPAAKAGIQQGDVIISVNGKEVNPDQTVSYLVANVPVGSRIPIEVIRGGRHITIPVTITQRPTEEELAKQLGQGTPGTDQAPGPTTSAGSTLGLSLQPLTPQIARALNLPAGTAGVVITAIDSSSDAAEKGLQRGDLILAVQGQRVTTPAQVVAAVEAAKRAGRTSVLLLVKRGTAPEAFVGVDIRG; encoded by the coding sequence ATGAAGTCAAAGGAGTCCCGAAAAGTGCGCTATGCCTATGGGGTCGCAACGGCCCTCCTCCTGGGTGGTACTGCATTTTCCCTCGCGACAGGCCCGGTCGGAGCGCAGACTGCGCCGGGCACCGCCATCACCCCCGTTCCTGGCGCCCCGGGCTCCTTCGCAGATCTCGCTGCCCGAGTGATGCCGGCGGTCGTCAACATCTCGACCAAGCAGAAGGTCACGGTGAAGCAGCAGCAGGTGGACCCGCTGGAAGAGCTGTTCCGCCAGTTCGGCGCTCCAATTCCCGCTCCGCCGCAGGGCCAGCGCGGCCCGCGCACTCAGGAGACCGGATCGCTCGGCTCCGGCTTCATCATTTCGCCTGACGGCTACATCGTTACCAACAACCACCTGATCCAAGGGGCGAACGGGACCGGCACCGTCGACACGGTCACCGTAACCATGTCGAACCGCAAGGAATATACTGCGCGGATCGTCGGCCGGGACGAGCTCGCCGACCTCGCCCTTCTCAAGATCGACGCCACCAACCTGCCCTACGTCCAGTGGGGCGACAGCAGCCGCGCGCGGATCGGCGACTGGGTCGTCGCCATCGGCGATCCCTACGGCATCGGAAGCACCGTCACCGCCGGAATCATCTCCGCGATCAACCGCGGGATCGCGGGAACCGGTGCCTACGACCGCTACATCCAGACCGACGCCGCCATCAACATGGGCAATTCGGGCGGCCCGATGTTCGACATGAACGGCCGGGTGATCGGCATCAACTCCGCGCTGATCTCGCCAACCGGGACGAACGTCGGAATCGGACTCGCAATTCCCGAAGAAGCCGCCAAGCCGGTGATCGACGCGCTCCGCCGAGGGCAGAAGCCGGAGCGCGGCTATCTGGGCGTCAGCCTGCAGTCGGTCGACGAGGACATCGCCGGCTCGCTCGGTCTGCCAAAAGATCGCGGCGAGATCGTCCGCGCGGTCCAGCCTGGCGATCCCGCGGCAAAGGCGGGCATCCAGCAGGGCGACGTCATCATCTCGGTCAACGGCAAGGAAGTGAACCCGGACCAGACGGTATCCTATCTGGTCGCCAACGTTCCGGTCGGATCGCGAATCCCCATCGAGGTGATCCGCGGCGGACGCCACATCACGATCCCCGTGACGATTACCCAGCGCCCGACCGAGGAAGAGCTTGCCAAGCAGCTTGGCCAGGGCACTCCGGGCACCGACCAGGCTCCTGGCCCGACGACGTCGGCCGGCTCGACTCTCGGACTATCGCTCCAGCCCCTGACGCCGCAGATCGCGCGCGCCCTCAACCTCCCAGCGGGCACCGCCGGAGTGGTGATCACCGCGATCGATTCCTCGAGCGACGCGGCCGAAAAGGGACTTCAGCGCGGCGATCTAATCCTCGCGGTCCAGGGCCAGCGGGTGACGACGCCCGCGCAAGTGGTTGCCGCGGTCGAGGCAGCGAAGCGCGCAGGCCGGACCAGCGTCCTCCTGCTCGTCAAGCGAGGCACGGCACCCGAGGCCTTCGTCGGCGTCGACATCCGCGGTTAA
- the hflK gene encoding FtsH protease activity modulator HflK, translated as MSMISGWAGRARGLFADNKGPWGPKGSGDEPEEPAPGPWGETPKRGKRTAADPMTGGSSLDEFLRRSRARFSTGGGGGLPGRPNASLILWGALGLLAVWLVFTSFHSISPSQRGVVTQFGRYSRTLSPGVGLTLPSPIEKVRKIDVENIRNTDLGSGNSTDLMLTGDQNLIDIAYTVRWNIRTPELYLFELAQPDETIHEVAESAMRSIISQVSLNDAMGDRRADIETLVAEKMQQILDHYRSGIQIQGIAIKQADPPDQVNDAFKQVTAAQQDAQTYINNANAYSLQLGQKAQGEATAFQKVYEQYRLAPEVTRRRMYYETMERVLQGVNKTIIEAPGVLPYQPLPPPKQSQPTEGAPQ; from the coding sequence ATGAGCATGATTTCGGGGTGGGCCGGTCGCGCACGCGGCCTTTTTGCCGACAACAAGGGTCCTTGGGGCCCGAAGGGTTCCGGAGACGAGCCGGAAGAACCCGCGCCTGGCCCGTGGGGGGAAACCCCCAAGCGCGGTAAGCGCACGGCTGCCGATCCGATGACTGGCGGCTCCTCGCTCGACGAATTTCTTCGCCGGAGCCGGGCGCGCTTCTCGACCGGTGGCGGTGGCGGCCTTCCGGGACGGCCCAACGCTTCGCTGATCCTGTGGGGCGCGCTGGGGCTCTTGGCGGTCTGGCTGGTGTTCACCAGCTTCCACAGCATTTCTCCGAGCCAGCGCGGAGTCGTCACGCAGTTCGGGCGTTACAGCCGCACTCTCTCGCCCGGTGTCGGGCTTACGCTTCCGTCGCCCATCGAAAAGGTGCGCAAGATCGACGTCGAAAACATCCGCAATACCGATCTGGGATCGGGCAATTCCACCGACCTGATGCTGACCGGCGACCAGAATTTGATCGATATCGCCTACACGGTGCGCTGGAACATCCGCACGCCGGAGCTTTACCTGTTCGAGCTGGCCCAGCCGGACGAGACGATCCACGAGGTCGCCGAAAGCGCGATGCGCTCGATCATCAGCCAGGTCAGCCTCAACGATGCCATGGGAGACCGGCGAGCGGACATAGAGACTCTGGTCGCCGAGAAGATGCAGCAGATTCTCGACCATTATCGCTCGGGAATTCAGATTCAGGGCATTGCGATCAAGCAGGCCGATCCGCCCGACCAGGTCAATGACGCGTTCAAGCAGGTGACCGCCGCCCAGCAGGACGCGCAAACCTACATCAACAACGCCAACGCCTATTCGCTTCAGCTTGGGCAGAAGGCGCAGGGCGAAGCGACCGCCTTCCAGAAGGTCTACGAGCAATACAGGCTCGCTCCGGAAGTCACTCGCCGCCGAATGTATTACGAGACGATGGAGCGCGTTCTCCAGGGCGTTAACAAGACGATCATCGAGGCGCCCGGGGTACTGCCCTACCAGCCGCTTCCGCCGCCCAAGCAGTCACAGCCGACGGAAGGAGCGCCGCAATGA
- the ung gene encoding uracil-DNA glycosylase yields MATQEIKLHPSWLDPLRSEFEQPYMRELKQFLLSERQRGRTIFPRAPNWFRALDLTPLDKVRVVILGQDPYHGPGQAHGLCFSVPPGVRPPPSLVNIFKELRSDLGIEPSPHGFLKHWASQGVLLLNSVLTVETGQAASHRERGWERFTDAVVRLVNGKRDPVVFLLWGSYAQKKAAFVDTSRHLILKAPHPSPLSAHSGFLGCRHFSKANAFLEERGFAPIDWALPECAAAE; encoded by the coding sequence ATGGCGACGCAGGAGATCAAGCTTCATCCCAGCTGGCTGGACCCGCTGCGCAGCGAATTCGAACAGCCGTACATGCGCGAGCTCAAGCAGTTCCTGCTTTCCGAGCGACAGAGGGGCCGGACGATCTTTCCGCGCGCGCCCAACTGGTTCCGAGCGCTCGACCTGACGCCGCTCGACAAGGTGCGCGTCGTCATCCTCGGCCAGGACCCCTATCACGGACCCGGCCAGGCGCACGGCCTTTGCTTCTCCGTACCGCCCGGAGTCCGGCCGCCGCCGAGCCTCGTCAACATCTTCAAGGAGCTTCGAAGCGACCTCGGAATCGAGCCGTCGCCGCACGGCTTCCTGAAGCATTGGGCCAGCCAGGGCGTCCTCCTCCTCAACAGCGTGCTCACGGTCGAGACGGGCCAGGCTGCATCGCATCGCGAGCGCGGGTGGGAGCGGTTCACCGACGCGGTCGTGCGGCTGGTGAACGGCAAGAGAGATCCGGTCGTGTTCCTTCTCTGGGGAAGCTACGCGCAGAAGAAGGCGGCATTCGTCGATACTTCGCGCCACCTGATTCTCAAGGCTCCGCACCCTTCCCCGCTCAGCGCCCACAGCGGCTTCCTGGGCTGCCGCCATTTCTCCAAGGCGAACGCGTTCCTCGAGGAGCGCGGCTTTGCGCCGATCGACTGGGCGTTGCCCGAGTGCGCCGCCGCCGAGTAA